One genomic region from Salvia hispanica cultivar TCC Black 2014 chromosome 2, UniMelb_Shisp_WGS_1.0, whole genome shotgun sequence encodes:
- the LOC125203666 gene encoding RING-H2 finger protein ATL47-like, giving the protein MVLSVKFFIPTAFPHQFQNKIPSTNSLSLSPLSLTQTNSHPRDHICAASHKGLPPFPPPTVRRYDLQFRLKTPFLLQISTQTQSNLRFSSDAVKQKSTMSWIQSAFGTKISPIILFIIVLLAVILFIAAILHLLIRFLVKQRSPQAPEIPGSGAFQRQLQQLFHLHDSGLDQFQIDALPVFLYKEIMGLKEPFDCAVCLCEFSELDKLRLLPLCSHAFHIDCIDTWLLSNSSCPLCRGVILSPGFSFENPVFVFDDSKEVEDVKGGGDESSSALSGRRVFSVRLGKLRCSNGNGTVVQENQNHELGETSCSNLDGRRCYSMGSFQYVVADSELQVAFCPSGGERGRQLDGNVGDVMRGGRGRGREGQNWNFAGEGDGEDGKKINSRVKGESFSVSKIWLWSKKGKFPNSHYSNDVNGILP; this is encoded by the coding sequence ATGGTTTTGAGTGTCAAATTCTTCATTCCCACTGCTTTTCCCCACCAgtttcaaaacaaaatcccAAGTaccaactctctctctctctctcctctatCATTAACTCAGACAAACTCTCATCCTCGTGATCACATTTGCGCAGCATCTCATAAAGGGCTCCCACCATTTCCCCCACCAACTGTTCGACGATATGATCTCCAATTCCGCTTAAAGACTCCATTTTTACTTCAAatttcaactcaaactcaGTCCAATCTCCGCTTCAGTTCAGATGCGGTGAAACAAAAATCCACAATGTCCTGGATCCAATCAGCTTTTGGGACCAAAATCAGCCCAATAATCCTCTTCATAATCGTACTCCTCGCCGTGATTTTATTCATCGCCGCCATCCTCCACCTCCTCATACGCTTCCTCGTCAAGCAGAGATCCCCGCAGGCCCCCGAGATTCCGGGCTCCGGCGCCTTCCAGAGGCAGCTGCAGCAGCTCTTCCACCTCCACGATTCCGGCTTGGATCAGTTCCAAATCGACGCCCTCCCAGTCTTCTTGTACAAGGAGATAATGGGATTGAAGGAGCCCTTTGATTGCGCCGTATGCTTATGCGAATTTTCCGAATTGGATAAGCTGAGATTGCTTCCTCTCTGCAGCCATGCCTTCCACATTGACTGCATTGACACATGGCTGCTGTCTAATTCCTCATGCCCCCTCTGCAGGGGTGTGATCTTGAGCCCCGGATTCTCGTTTGAGAACCCAGTGTTCGTGTTTGATGATTCGAAGGAGGTGGAGGATGTGAAGGGGGGTGGGGATGAGAGTAGCTCTGCTTTGAGTGGGAGGAGGGTTTTTTCAGTGAGGCTTGGGAAATTGAGGTGTAGTAATGGTAATGGAACTGTGGTGCAAGAGaatcaaaatcatgaattGGGGGAAACCAGCTGCAGCAATCTTGATGGGAGGAGGTGTTATTCAATGGGATCGTTTCAGTATGTGGTGGCTGATTCAGAGCTGCAGGTTGCTTTCTGCCCTAGTgggggagagagagggagacaGCTTGATGGGAACGTTGGTGATGTGATGAGAGGAgggagggggagagggagagagggaCAGAATTGGAATTTTGCAGGGGAGGGAGATGGTGAGGATGGGAAGAAGATTAACAGTAGGGTTAAAGGTGAGAGCTTTTCTGTTTCCAAGATTTGGCTGTGGTCCAAGAAAGGTAAATTCCCTAATTCACATTATTCCAATGATGTTAATGGAATTTTACCATGA